Genomic window (Akkermansiaceae bacterium):
GGAGAACAGTCCGCGCTTCTTCACGACGATGGTCTCGCCGCCCAGTTTCCTCAACGTCTCGTCCAGGGATTCGATCCCCTTGCTGAGCGTCGCGAAGTAGTTGTTCATCTCGATGGTGGGCTTGGTGAAAGCCTCGCGGGTTTCCGTCGTCAGCCGGTTGATCGACTGGATGAACGCGCCCTCGACATGCGTCTGGTGGGTGTCGAGCCGCGTCTTCAGCGTTTCCCCCGCATCCGCCAGCAACTTCGTCGCCAGGTTCAGGTCCACCAGGAACCGCTCGTGCGCCTTCGTCAGGGAAGCGGCGAAGGCCGGGATGTCCTCCACTTCGGAGAAGAAGTCACCCTTGTCCCGCTTCGTGTCATTGAGGCGGGGCAGCAGCTTCTCGTTGCAGAACACGTCGATGGTCGTGAGCATTTCCTCCTCGTGTTTCTGCATCACCGCCATCGGGAAGGACAGGATGATCGAGAGGATGAGCCCGAGGAACGTGGTGTCGAAAACCACCCCCAGGCCGCTGGTGAGCTTGTTGATGGATTCCTTCAGCATCTCCAGGTCGTCAGCACCTGCGGAAAGAGAACTCACCGCAACCGAGAGTCCCTGGACCGTTCCGATGAACCCGAAGATCGGGATCGCCCACAGGAACACCTTCAGCAACGTGTAGGATCCGGCGATCCGGTTTGCGTCGATGTCGGACTGCGCGTCGAGCACATTGTTGACCTCCGCGTTGTCGTTGCGCTTCTCAAAAAGCTCCAGTCCCTTCCTCAGCCGGTTCACCATCAGGCTGTCCCTGAGCTGCATCGGCAGGTTGTAGATGTGGTCGATGAAACCGGGGACCGTCTCCGAGGTGATCTCGTCCCCGAGGGACTTCGGCAGGATGTCCAGGAGCATCGCCCGCTGCTGCCGGACGGATTTCCGCCACTTCATCACCAGGATCACCACCCCCCAGACGAAGAAAAACGTCTCAGCGTAGTTCACCCAACCCCGCCGCAGGAAAAGGTCCGAAACGGGATTCGGAGGAAATGGCACCAGCGCGACCATGAACGCCACCGTGATCGCGATCGCCAGGCCGAGGCTGAGCAGGAAGTTCACGTTCGCGTGGTCTTCCTCCTCCCAGCCTCCGCGCAGCTTGTGCCGCGCCTTTTTGGTTCTTGTCGGAGCTTCACGTTGCGCCGGAGCGGGTATCTCGAATTTCTCGGAGCATGAAGGGCAGGCGACCACTTGGCCGGCGTTCTCATCTTCCGTTGTCATGTTGATCCCGCAGTGGGGGCACTGGAATTCCATTGTTTCTTATCGGGTATGGAGGTTGTCGCCACGTCAGCAGACGACGCGGAGTGTCAGTTTGTAAGCGTGGGCGGGATGCGCAAGAAATCTCCGCCGGAAAATGCCCCGGCGCGGCATCCGACCCATTTTTCATTGGCAGTGAGAGGATTCCCGTCTAATCGACGTTTTCCGTCTCAACAGCCGGAAGCGCTTCCGGAATCTTCCCATAACCCATCCCCATGAAACCCACCAGCTTGCTGCTGGCGTGCCGTCTCGCCGCCATCCCGTCCCTTTTCTGCCTCAGCGGGATTGCCCCCGCAGCCCCTCTCTATTGGGATAGCAACGGACTGACCGCCGGCTCCAGTTCGACCACCTCCGGGGGAGGGAACAACACATGGGGGCAGAACAATGTGTGGTCCACCTCGCCGGACGGCGATATCGCGACCATCGGCTACATCCAGGACAGCGACGTATTCCTGGCGGCCGGAAACACCGCCGCCGGGACGAGTGCGACCGGATCCTACATCATTCGCATCAACGGCGCGCAGAGAGCCAACAGCATCACCTTTGAAGAGGGCACCGTTACCCTCAGCTCCGGAAATGCCAGTGGAGCCTACGCGGCGAATGGAGGATCGATTTCCCTGGGAGCAGGGGGCATCACGCTGGCATCGGGCCTCGACGGCACCGCGGTGATCGCCACCGGTCTGGGCACGCTGGCGCTGACCGCCAGCCAAAGCTGGACCAACAACTCCATCCGCCTCCTGGAAATCCAGACGGGCGTCGCAGGCACCGCAACCACCGGGAACACCCAGACCCTCACCGCGGGAAGTCCGGGCACCGGCTCGAATGGCGCGATCACCATCTCCGGCGCGATCTCCGATGGAAGCGGTGGCGGTACCCTGGCCTTCACGAAAACCGGCAACAACAACGTCGTACTCTCCGGCAACAACACCTACACCGGACTTACCACGGTGGGCGCGGGAGGAATCCTGACCGTCCGCAGCAACAATGCTCTCGGCTCCAGCACGGTGGGAACCGAGATCGCCGCGAACGGAGCCCTCCGCCTTGAGAACAACGTCACCGTCACCGGGGAAACCCTGAAGATCACCGGGACCCCGCTCACCGGAAACAGCGCGGCCCTGGTCAACCAGTCGGGAGACAACGTCTGGACGGGGAACGTCACCCTCGACAACAGCAGCGGCAACAACTCCCGCTTCAGCTCCAACAGCGGCACCCTCGACCTGCGCGGCGACGTATTCATCGACAGCAGCGCCGCAACCGGCGGAGCCGGCACCGGTCTGGTCCTCACCGGAAACGGCGGAGTCTCCACCATTTCCGGAAACATCAGCGGCGCGGGCAACAACCAGCACCTCATCAAGAATGGCTCCAGCACCTGGGTCCTCTCCGGCAACAACACCTACGCCGGGATCACCCGTGTGGATGACGGCGTCCTCAGCATCTCCTCCTTCGCCAACAATCTCGGTAATCCCAGCACCTCGTCGCCCAACAACACGTCCATCAACCTGGGCGAAGGCAATACCACCGGCACCCTCCGCTACACCGGAACGGGTGAAACGGTCACCCGCACCTTCACCCTGCGGCCCGGCGGTGCCAACACCGGAGGCGGCGTCATCGAACAGTCCGGGGACTCAGGCGTCCTCATCCTGTCAGGCAACATCACCTCCACCAGCGCGACGGTGGGAAAAAACCTGACCCTCCAGGGGTCCACGGCAGCAACCGGCGAAGTGACCGGGAACATCTCCAACAGCGGGGGGCCTGACATCTCCGTCACCTCCCTGACCAAGGCGGGCACCGGCTCCTGGACCCTTTCCGGAACGGACAAATCCTACACCGGAACCACCACGGTCACCGGAGGCACCCTCAACGTCACCACCCGCCTGACCGGCACTTCCGCACTGGACATCGCCAACGGCACCCTCGCACTGGCGGCCGCGGACCGCCTCCAGAATGCCGCCGCCGTCACGCTCCGCGAAGGCGGCATCCTCCAGACAGCGGGCAGCGAGACTTTCTCCACCCTCGCCGTCAGGGGGGCCTCCACCCTCGACCTGTCCGTCGGCTCCAGCCTGGTCAACTTCGCCAACTCCTCCGGCGCGGACTGGACAGGCGGCCTCCTCACCATCCTTGGCTGGAACGGCACGGCCGATGTCGGCGGCGGGGCGGAGCAGATCGTTTTTGCCGGTGGCACATCCGGGCTGACCAGCGGTCAGGTCAGCCAGATCCGGTTCTTGCTCTCTGACGACCTCTACAGTGCCAAGATCCTCGCCTCCGGCGAAATCGTCCCCGATGCCCTGATCCCTGAGGCCTCCACCGCCGCCCTCGCGATCCTCGGCAGCATGGGCCTCGTGTTGCGCCGCCGCCGGAAGTAAGCGGAAGGTCGCGCCTCCTCAAAAGCGTCACCGGAAAAGCCCCCGTCCACCTCTGGACGCGGGCTCTTTTCTTGCTAGATTCCGGGTGCTTCCGAACCAATCACCACCACCATGTCCTCCGCCCTCGGCTACGCTTCCTTGTCCGCCACCGACACCCTCAAACCCTTCAACTTCGAACGCCGCGATCCGACCGCGCGCGATGTCGAAATCGAGATCCTCTTTTGCGGGGTCTGCCACTCCGACCTCCACACGGCCCGCAACGAGTGGCAGAACACCGTCTATCCCTGCGTTCCCGGCCACGAAATCGTCGGCCGTGTGACCCGCGTGGGGAGCCACGTCAGCAAGTTCAAGGTCGGCGATCTCGCCGCCGTCGGCTGCATGGTGGACTCCTGCCAGGAATGTCCGAACTGCAAGCAGCACCTGGAACAGTTCTGCGAGAAAGGAGCCATTTTCACCTACAACGCCCCTGACAAGCATACGGATGGCGGCCATACCTTCGGCGGTTACTCGGACAGCGTCACGGTCGATGAGTCCTTCGTCCTGAGCGTCCCGGAAAACCTCGATCTCGCGGCCACCGCCCCCCTGCTCTGCGCGGGTATCACCACCTATTCCCCGATCAAGCGCTGGGGCATCCAGAAGGGAGACAAGGTGGGCGTCGTGGGCCTCGGAGGACTGGGCCACATGGCACTGAAGTTCGCCCATGCGTTCGGGGCAAAGGTTGTCCTTTTCACCACCTCCCCCGGAAAGGCGGAGGACGCGAAACGGCTCGGCGCATCCGAGGTGGTGATCTCGAAGAACGAGGACGAAATGAACGCCCACCTCGGCAGCTTCGACTTCATCATCGACTGCGTCTCCGCGGAGCACGACATCAACATCTACCTGAACCTCCTCAAGCTGGACGGCACCCTCACCCTTGTGGGCGCTCCGGAGAAGCCGCTGCCGGTTTCTTCCTTCAACCTCATCTTCGGCCGGAAGATCCTCACCGGCTCCCTGATCGGCGGGATCAAGGAGACGCAGGAGATGCTGGATTTCTGCGGTGAGCACAACATCACCTCGGATATCGAGATGATCGACATCGACTACGTCAACACCGCCTACGACCGGCTGTTGAAAAGCGATGTGAAATACCGCTTCGTCATCGACATGAAGTCGCTGAAGTGACGTCCCCTTGCGGTCCGCCCGCTTTCCCGCTAAAGGCCGGAATGGTGAAAATCCTTCCGGCCTTTCTCGCGCTCATCTGCGGCCTCGCGCTCGGCTGGATCGCCCGTGGTCCCGCCGAAGCCAGAAGCACCGCCCCCGCCGCCGATCCACCATCCCGCAAAACCCAGCGCCCCACACCGACCCGGCCCCCATCTGTTCCCGCATCCCCTGCCACCCTGACGAACCCCGCGCTGCCTTCGCCTGGGTCACGGATGCCTCCAAGAAAAACACCAACTTGGAGAACAGCCCGGCTTATGTGAAAGCCGCCGGAGCGATGATTGATGTCGATTTCAACGAAGTCTGGAAGCATGTCCGGATGATCCGGGAACCGCTCGCCAAAGAATTCATCCGCCGGAAGGGGGTGGTCGAAATGGACCGTATTCTCCTTCGCTACTGGATCTCTCCGGAAGACAATCGCCTGCCCCGCCAGGATTTCCTGCCCCTCGACGACGCATTCAGGGATTGGCAACGGACGACCGCTTTTTTCCACAATGCGAAAATCACTCCCCTCAATGGAGAAAACGAGTTCGACGCGCACCGACGGACGTGGCTGGAAATCAACAACCGGCTCCTTGACCAACCCCTCCGGCCCGAAATCCGGCAGGCGCTGGAGCGCCGCAATGCGCAACTCATCCACAACATGAATGCCTCTGCAAATTGAATTGCATGCAAAAATAGCTGGCCGTGGAACGTAGTTTGTTTAGAACACGCACAATGGCTACCCAAACCCTTCCTTCCGTCCCCAACAAGAGAGCGGCTTATCTGGCTCTGGCCGCGGCTTTCCTTGGCTGGCTTTTCGATGGCTTTGAAATCGGCCTTTTCCCCGTGGTCGCACGCCCCGCGCTGCTCGACATGCTCGGGCCTGGCCATGAGGGAGAGGTCGGAAAGTGGATGGGCATCATCACCGCCGCCTTCCTGGTCGGGGCCGCCCTCGGCGGCGCGGCCTTCGGCTGGCTGGGCGACAAGATCGGCCGGGTGAAGGCGATGTCGTTCAGCATCCTCTGCTACTCCCTGTTCAGCGGCGCGGGCTATTTCGCGCAGGAACCCTGGCATCTGGGCGCGTTCCGTTTCATCGCAGCCCTCGGGATGGGCGGTGAATGGGCACTGGGCGTCGCCCTGGTGATGGAAGTCTGGCCGGAAAAACACCGCCCTTGGCTGGCGGGTGCCATCGGCGCGGCGGCGAACCTCGGGATGGTCATCGTCGGCGTCATCGCCATGTACGTCCATGTGACCGTGGACTCCTGGCGCTGGATGTTCCTCGTGGGGGCATCCCCCGCCATCCTCACCTTCCTGATCCGGCTCTTTGTCCCGGAGTCGGAGAAATGGCAACATGCCAAGGAGGCATCCCGCACCGACGCCTCCCCGCTGCGGCAGGTGCTCACCCACCACGTCCTGCTGAAGCGGACGCTCGTCGGCATCGTCCTTTCCTCCGTGGCGCTGATCGGCACCTGGGCGTCCGTGCAATGGATCCCGTTGTGGGCCGACGTGATGTCAAAGGGCGACTCCGGCGCAAAGGCGAGCGCCCACATGATCTCCTCATGGGGAGCGGTCACCGGCAGCCTGCTGGCACCCATGTTGCTGGGACGTTTCAGCCGCCGCTGGGGGTATTTCACGCTTTGCGCGCTTTCGCTCATCGTTTGCGCCTGGCTGTTCCGGACGCAGACGGAGTACAACAACCAGTTCCTGTTCTACGTCTATCTGGCGGGCACGGCGACCGCGGCCTTCTACGGCTTCTTCCCCCTCTACCTGCCGGAGCTGTTTCCGACGGCCGTGCGGGCGACCGGCCAGGGTCTTTGCTACAACGCGGGCCGTCTGGTCGCCGCCGTGGGCGCCCTCACCAGCGGCCACCTGGTCGCCCACTACGGAGGTTATCCGCAGATGGGTGCGGTGATCACGCTGATCTACATCGTCGGCATGATCGCCATCTGGTTCGCTCCGGAGACGAAGGGCAAGCCGCTGCCGGAGTGACCTCAGTGTGCCTTGGCCTTGCCGCCGCCGGAGGTCATCCGGTCCACATAGGCGAGGATCAGCGCGGACACGACGAAGGTGAGGTGGATGCCCACCTGGGCGATGATCACGTCATTGCCCACCTCCTTCGCATTGATGAAGGTCTTCAGAAGGTGGACGGACGAGATGCCGATGAGCGCCATCGCCAGCTTCACCTTCAGCACGCCCGCGTTCACATGCGACAGCCATTCCGGCTGGTCGGGGTGCTTCTGGAGGTTCAGGCGTGAAACGAACGTCTCATAACCGCCGACGATCACCATGATCAGCAGGTTGGCGATCATCACCACGTCGATCAGCCCCAGCACGGTGAGCATGATCTCCGTTTCACCGATGCTCGACGCCTTTCCGATCAGGTGCCACAGCTCCACCAGGAAGTGGAAGACATAGACGCACTGCGCCACAATCAGGCCGAAATACAACGGGGCCTGGAGCCAGCGGCTGAAGAAAATGAGGTTTCCCAGCGTCCGGTGGAATGCTGGCTGGTGGGGTGAAGGAGGCGCTTCTTCTGGGCTCATGTGGGATGGGAGAGCGGAAGCTCAGCCGATGCCAGCCATGCCGCCAACTGGAAATTTCCCTCCAGCTTCCACTTCCCGCTCACCGTCTGCGGCGCCGCGCCAGTGCCAGCCCCCCGAAGACGGCGGAAAGCACCAGCGAAGATGGCTCCGGGATGATCTGCACGTTCACCGCCTGGATGCCCACATGGGCGCTCCCTGATGTCGCGCCGAGGGATTTGAGAATAAAGGA
Coding sequences:
- a CDS encoding MotA/TolQ/ExbB proton channel family protein produces the protein MTTEDENAGQVVACPSCSEKFEIPAPAQREAPTRTKKARHKLRGGWEEEDHANVNFLLSLGLAIAITVAFMVALVPFPPNPVSDLFLRRGWVNYAETFFFVWGVVILVMKWRKSVRQQRAMLLDILPKSLGDEITSETVPGFIDHIYNLPMQLRDSLMVNRLRKGLELFEKRNDNAEVNNVLDAQSDIDANRIAGSYTLLKVFLWAIPIFGFIGTVQGLSVAVSSLSAGADDLEMLKESINKLTSGLGVVFDTTFLGLILSIILSFPMAVMQKHEEEMLTTIDVFCNEKLLPRLNDTKRDKGDFFSEVEDIPAFAASLTKAHERFLVDLNLATKLLADAGETLKTRLDTHQTHVEGAFIQSINRLTTETREAFTKPTIEMNNYFATLSKGIESLDETLRKLGGETIVVKKRGLFSR
- a CDS encoding autotransporter-associated beta strand repeat-containing protein, whose amino-acid sequence is MKPTSLLLACRLAAIPSLFCLSGIAPAAPLYWDSNGLTAGSSSTTSGGGNNTWGQNNVWSTSPDGDIATIGYIQDSDVFLAAGNTAAGTSATGSYIIRINGAQRANSITFEEGTVTLSSGNASGAYAANGGSISLGAGGITLASGLDGTAVIATGLGTLALTASQSWTNNSIRLLEIQTGVAGTATTGNTQTLTAGSPGTGSNGAITISGAISDGSGGGTLAFTKTGNNNVVLSGNNTYTGLTTVGAGGILTVRSNNALGSSTVGTEIAANGALRLENNVTVTGETLKITGTPLTGNSAALVNQSGDNVWTGNVTLDNSSGNNSRFSSNSGTLDLRGDVFIDSSAATGGAGTGLVLTGNGGVSTISGNISGAGNNQHLIKNGSSTWVLSGNNTYAGITRVDDGVLSISSFANNLGNPSTSSPNNTSINLGEGNTTGTLRYTGTGETVTRTFTLRPGGANTGGGVIEQSGDSGVLILSGNITSTSATVGKNLTLQGSTAATGEVTGNISNSGGPDISVTSLTKAGTGSWTLSGTDKSYTGTTTVTGGTLNVTTRLTGTSALDIANGTLALAAADRLQNAAAVTLREGGILQTAGSETFSTLAVRGASTLDLSVGSSLVNFANSSGADWTGGLLTILGWNGTADVGGGAEQIVFAGGTSGLTSGQVSQIRFLLSDDLYSAKILASGEIVPDALIPEASTAALAILGSMGLVLRRRRK
- a CDS encoding NAD(P)-dependent alcohol dehydrogenase — encoded protein: MSSALGYASLSATDTLKPFNFERRDPTARDVEIEILFCGVCHSDLHTARNEWQNTVYPCVPGHEIVGRVTRVGSHVSKFKVGDLAAVGCMVDSCQECPNCKQHLEQFCEKGAIFTYNAPDKHTDGGHTFGGYSDSVTVDESFVLSVPENLDLAATAPLLCAGITTYSPIKRWGIQKGDKVGVVGLGGLGHMALKFAHAFGAKVVLFTTSPGKAEDAKRLGASEVVISKNEDEMNAHLGSFDFIIDCVSAEHDINIYLNLLKLDGTLTLVGAPEKPLPVSSFNLIFGRKILTGSLIGGIKETQEMLDFCGEHNITSDIEMIDIDYVNTAYDRLLKSDVKYRFVIDMKSLK
- a CDS encoding MFS transporter, coding for MALAAAFLGWLFDGFEIGLFPVVARPALLDMLGPGHEGEVGKWMGIITAAFLVGAALGGAAFGWLGDKIGRVKAMSFSILCYSLFSGAGYFAQEPWHLGAFRFIAALGMGGEWALGVALVMEVWPEKHRPWLAGAIGAAANLGMVIVGVIAMYVHVTVDSWRWMFLVGASPAILTFLIRLFVPESEKWQHAKEASRTDASPLRQVLTHHVLLKRTLVGIVLSSVALIGTWASVQWIPLWADVMSKGDSGAKASAHMISSWGAVTGSLLAPMLLGRFSRRWGYFTLCALSLIVCAWLFRTQTEYNNQFLFYVYLAGTATAAFYGFFPLYLPELFPTAVRATGQGLCYNAGRLVAAVGALTSGHLVAHYGGYPQMGAVITLIYIVGMIAIWFAPETKGKPLPE
- a CDS encoding TIGR00645 family protein, with the translated sequence MSPEEAPPSPHQPAFHRTLGNLIFFSRWLQAPLYFGLIVAQCVYVFHFLVELWHLIGKASSIGETEIMLTVLGLIDVVMIANLLIMVIVGGYETFVSRLNLQKHPDQPEWLSHVNAGVLKVKLAMALIGISSVHLLKTFINAKEVGNDVIIAQVGIHLTFVVSALILAYVDRMTSGGGKAKAH